One Lysobacter enzymogenes DNA segment encodes these proteins:
- the fabD gene encoding ACP S-malonyltransferase, which yields MTSVWVFPGQGSQHKGMGAAGFERYPHLVREADEVLGYSIRELCLEDALDGKGDLLRQTQYTQPALFAVSALAFLERRDRGDALPAVYAGHSLGEFAALFAADAFDFRTGLALVAERGRLMAQAPRGAMAAVIGIDQARVARLLAESEFDRIDLANVNSAMQTVISGDFDQIQRCETLFADAGARFVRLNVSAAFHSRFMQDVQARFADFAAGFELRPLRAQVIANVSARPYPAQDYRDLLVRQITHPVKWYESMSWLLAQGPVELEEIGPGDVLTNLQFKIKQAPLALSEAPAAAAAPARAAARDGRPRTVFMYSGQGSQYYLMGQELYRHNDAFRAAMDACDALHRAHTGRGMVAELYDDSRKHHDMTDVRLSHPALFSLGYSLTQVLIDAGIEPDGVLGYSLGEYVAAVVAGAISLEDAMALVVRQAGLLDQQTRGGGMLTVLTSVDHFQRHPQLYAGAALASVNFGRNFVVSAAQDVLQAIKQRLDEVDVASLLLPVDHAFHSAGVDPIEAEFRRHAQAVRSQAPRLPMYSAMRGREVEAFDAQYFWDVIRQPVDFHQLIGSLSQGEPIRFVDLGPTGTLSGFIKHGYGDRVAHAVSINQFGRNLETVQRLLGQLAA from the coding sequence ATGACATCGGTTTGGGTGTTCCCGGGACAGGGGTCCCAGCACAAGGGCATGGGCGCGGCCGGTTTCGAGCGCTATCCGCACCTGGTCCGCGAAGCGGACGAGGTGCTGGGCTATTCGATCCGCGAGCTGTGCCTTGAGGACGCACTGGACGGCAAGGGCGACCTGCTGCGCCAGACCCAGTACACCCAGCCGGCGCTGTTCGCCGTGTCGGCGCTGGCGTTCCTGGAACGGCGCGACCGCGGCGATGCGCTGCCGGCGGTCTACGCCGGCCACAGCCTGGGCGAGTTCGCCGCGCTGTTCGCCGCCGACGCGTTCGACTTCCGCACCGGCCTGGCCCTGGTCGCCGAGCGCGGCCGGCTGATGGCGCAGGCGCCGCGCGGGGCGATGGCGGCGGTGATCGGCATCGACCAGGCGCGGGTCGCGCGGTTGCTGGCGGAATCGGAATTCGACCGGATCGACCTGGCCAACGTCAATTCGGCCATGCAGACGGTGATCTCCGGCGACTTCGACCAGATCCAACGATGCGAGACCTTGTTCGCCGACGCCGGCGCGCGTTTCGTCCGCCTCAACGTCAGCGCCGCGTTCCACTCGCGCTTCATGCAGGACGTGCAGGCGCGCTTCGCCGACTTCGCCGCCGGTTTCGAGTTGCGCCCGCTGCGCGCGCAGGTGATCGCCAACGTCAGCGCGCGGCCGTATCCGGCGCAGGACTACCGCGACCTGCTGGTGCGCCAGATCACCCATCCGGTGAAGTGGTACGAATCGATGTCGTGGCTGCTGGCGCAGGGCCCGGTCGAGCTGGAAGAGATCGGTCCGGGCGACGTGCTGACCAACCTCCAATTCAAGATCAAGCAGGCGCCGCTGGCGTTGAGCGAAGCGCCCGCGGCCGCCGCGGCGCCGGCGCGGGCCGCCGCGCGCGACGGCCGCCCGCGCACGGTGTTCATGTACTCCGGCCAGGGCTCGCAGTACTACCTGATGGGCCAGGAGCTGTACCGCCACAACGACGCGTTCCGCGCGGCGATGGACGCCTGCGATGCGCTGCACCGCGCCCACACCGGCCGCGGCATGGTCGCCGAGCTCTACGACGACAGCCGCAAGCATCACGACATGACCGACGTGCGGCTGTCGCATCCGGCCTTGTTCAGCCTCGGCTACAGCCTGACCCAGGTGCTGATCGACGCCGGCATCGAGCCCGACGGCGTGCTCGGCTACAGCCTCGGCGAATACGTGGCCGCGGTCGTCGCCGGCGCGATCTCGCTGGAAGACGCCATGGCGCTGGTGGTGCGCCAGGCCGGCCTGCTCGACCAGCAGACCCGCGGCGGCGGCATGCTGACCGTGCTGACCTCGGTCGATCACTTCCAGCGCCATCCGCAGCTGTACGCCGGCGCGGCCCTGGCCAGCGTCAACTTCGGCCGCAATTTCGTGGTCAGCGCCGCGCAGGATGTCTTGCAGGCGATCAAGCAGCGGCTCGACGAAGTCGACGTGGCGTCGCTGCTGCTGCCGGTGGATCACGCTTTCCATTCGGCCGGGGTCGATCCGATCGAGGCCGAATTCCGCCGCCACGCCCAGGCCGTGCGCAGCCAGGCGCCGCGCCTGCCGATGTACTCGGCGATGCGCGGGCGCGAGGTCGAGGCCTTCGACGCGCAGTACTTCTGGGACGTGATCCGCCAGCCGGTGGACTTCCACCAGCTGATCGGCTCGCTCAGCCAGGGCGAGCCGATCCGCTTCGTCGACCTCGGCCCGACCGGCACCTTGTCGGGCTTCATCAAGCACGGCTACGGCGACCGCGTCGCCCACGCGGTGTCGATCAACCAGTTCGGCCGCAACCTGGAAACGGTGCAGCGCCTGCTCGGCCAGTTGGCCGCGTAG